In Perca fluviatilis chromosome 14, GENO_Pfluv_1.0, whole genome shotgun sequence, a genomic segment contains:
- the khnyn gene encoding LOW QUALITY PROTEIN: protein KHNYN (The sequence of the model RefSeq protein was modified relative to this genomic sequence to represent the inferred CDS: deleted 2 bases in 1 codon), with amino-acid sequence MDGERSDGGGEGEPEVDDEFACAGMLRGSLTSLHATVERIFSVTFGIGADDLSHGNNGQIWLKLRGQSNNVKAAKLFVKGLVNQEEQQEVSYPGVLHCIFCGARGLFMDCLTKTTSAHIVVGSTGCLLISGLAEPVVRAYSLIADLVERYEGTQSRRSEAGDRGLGESLESRRAFKTLVEKWEDKHILDLLVLPGSVKEILLDLVKESGLGSSLSPALTDGNAAARTREDSEGRWDKPSAITYTLPEPLRTTDRWIEGMTAGSEKDSADSLFQFLSTSAGAQGRAEGAEERLMHAPQELGEEEQLQQVATLGTKVKEGQGEEEEQELQLSVGNKEFWLLLKFFTAMGYTEDVVKRVLARTGPKEASQILDVVQQEQDLNDWKQSKEKPEGVALNQSEKNRPCETEHREDKEMEVGGDEVISNNAEVGNICEREEDGATASTRHFKGKGSAEVKEKKKKDEEDFVLGVVKKAAASCGYMEQKVANVYNRLPDGSTHQLLLELQREGSKEMDTVREGPREMDDVVLEKERTKVGPSEDKAREPELFIPAEKRKSDDKGRADVPNLAVPEFIKFHKLTNSQTPHRVILPEVKGPPRPTYPPTLDPPLTLFQSNKQYGQTTYWPNPSTSKQNHLTLDNILNPKPQPSNPLKQALQAPQPPISTRNDSSSTGAGERQVFVPAVVVTGEQRFLEGLQKPFELQLTDKPGNPSVRTIIIDGSNVAMSHGLGHFFSCRGIALAVQHFWDRGHRHISALLPQWRQKSDPKIKEQHYMAELQKLGLLSYTPSREVQGKRISSYDDRFMLQLAQKTDGVIVTNDNLRDLSDESLVWREIIKKRLLQYTFVGDHFMVPDDPLGRGGPHLDDFLRSGHRTPDPGNHSFAGVATTFPSSKAPRSQTEVLNFRDRTLGGALNAAAGGGSRGKGRGHGKGWDTGHQQRQLGSVGQGSGADRSPEETAGLREQLCHIFPGQDNMVALVLQCHPAETDMNVLSDLILEH; translated from the exons ATGGACGGTGAGAGAAGTGATGGAGGCGGAGAAGGAGAACCGGAGGTGGATGATGAGTTTGCTTGTGCTGGGATGCTGCGGGGATCTCTGACCTCTCTGCACGCCACCGTGGAGCGGATATTCAGTGTGACGTTTGGTATCGGGGCGGATGATTTGTCCCATGGCAACAACGGGCAGATATGGCTGAAACTGCGTGGGCAGAGCAACAATGTGAAAGCTGCAAAA TTATTTGTGAAAGGACTTGTGAACCAGGAGGAGCAGCAAGAGGTTTCTTATCCCGGGGTTCTTCACTGCATCTTCTGTGGAGCCAGAGGGCTGTTCATGGACTGCCTGACAAAAACCACCTCAGCACATATAGTG GTTGGCTCTACAGGATGCCTGCTTATATCAGGCCTCGCAGAGCCGGTGGTGCGAGCCTACTCCCTTATTGCAGACCTGGTGGAGAGGTATGAGGGCACACAGTCCAGACGCTCTGAGGCTGGAGACAGAGGCCTGGGCGAGTCTCTGGAGTCACGCCGGGCATTCAAAACTCTGGTGGAGAAATGGGAGGACAAGCACATCCTGGATCTCCTGGTGCTGCCGGGGTCAGTGAAGGAAATCCTGCTGGATTTGGTGAAAGAATCAGGGCTTGGATCAAGTCTCAGCCCGGCGCTGACAGACGGAAATGCAGCGGCAAGAACACGTGAGGATTCGGAAGGTAGATGGGACAAACCCTCCGCCATTACGTACACACTTCCTGAACCTTTGAGGACTACTGATCGGTGGATTGAAGGGATGACTGCAGGCTCGGAGAAAGACTCTGCAGACTCCTTATTCCAGTTTTTGTCTACTTCTGCGGGAGCCCAAGGAAGGGCAGAGGGTGCTGAGGAAAGACTCATGCATGCTCCACAGGAGTTGGGAGAAGAGGAGCAGCTGCAACAAGTGGCAACGTTAGGTACCAAAGTAAAAGAGGGacagggggaggaggaagaacaGGAGCTGCAGTTGTCAGTGGGAAACAAGGAGTTTTGGCTTCTTTTGAAGTTCTTTACAGCCATGGGCTACACTGAGGATGTAGTGAAACGAGTCCTTGCCCGAACGGGTCCTAAAGAGGCCTCGCAGATACTGGACGTGGTTCAACAAGAGCAGGATCTCAATGACTGGAAGCAGAGTAAGGAAAAACCAGAAGGTGTTGCCTTGAATCAAAGCGAGAAGAACCGACCATGCGAGACAGAGCACAGAGAAGACAAAGAAATGGAAGTAGGAGGAGATGAGGTGATCAGTAATAATGCAGAGGTGGGAAACATTTGCgagagagaggaagatggaGCGACAGCAAGCACGAGACACTTCAAGGGAAAAGGGAGTGCCgaggtgaaagaaaaaaagaagaaggac GAGGAAGACTTTGTTCTGGGAGTGGTGAAGAAAGCAGCAGCCAGCTGCGGCTACATGGAGCAGAAAGTGGCCAACGTCTACAACAGGTTGCCTGATGGATCCACTCACCAGCTGCTCCTGGAGCTGCAGAGAGAGGGGAGCAAAGAGATGGACACCGTTAGGGAGGGTCCGAGAGAGATGGATGATGTGGtgctggagaaagagagaacaaaAGTTGGACCATCTGAGGACAAAGCAAGAGAACCTGAGCTTTTCATACCAGCagaaaagagaaaatccgaCGATAAAGGACGGGCCGACGTGCCAAATCTAGCTGTACCTGAGTTTATTAAATTCCATAAACTCACAAACTCACAAACTCCACACCGAGTCATCCTTCCTGAAGTCAAAGGGCCACCCAGGCCTACTTATCCCCCAACCCTAGATCCTCCACTCACCCTTTTCCAATCCAATAAACAATATGGACAAACCACGTATTGGCCTAACCCTTCCacctcaaaacaaaaccatcTAACCCTAGACAACATCTTGAACCCAAAGCCCCAGCCTTCTAACCCCTTAAAACAAGCGCTCCAAGCCCCTCAACCCCCCATCTCCACAAGAAACGACTCGTCTTCCACCGGAGCGGGGGAAAGACAGGTTTTTGTGCCCGCGGTAGTGGTGACAGGGGAGCAGCGTTTCCTCGAAGGCCTGCAGAAGCCCTTCGAACTTCAGCTAACAGACAAACCTGGCAACCCGAGCGTTAGGACGATCATCATTGACGGGAGCAACGTGGCCATGAG TCACGGGTTGGGTCATTTCTTCTCCTGTCGAGGTATAGCTCTGGCCGTCCAGCACTTTTGGGACCGAGGCCATCGTCACATCAGCGCCCTCCTGCCACAGTGGAGACAGAAGAGTGACCCCAAGATCAAAG AGCAGCACTATATGGCTGAGCTGCAGAAGCTGGGCCTGCTCTCGTACACCCCCTCCAGAGAGGTCCAGGGCAAGAGGATCAGCTCGTACGACGACAG ATTTATGCTGCAGCTCGCGCAGAAGACAGACGGAGTGATCGTAACTAACGACAACCTGAGAGACCTTTCAGACGAGTCCCTTGTATGGAGGGAGATCATCAAAAAGAG GCTTCTTCAGTACACATTTGTCGGGGATCACTTTATGGTGCCGGACGACCCTCTGGGCAGAGGAGGGCCTCATCTGGATGACTTCCTACGCTCAGGACACAG GACTCCTGACCCAGGAAACCACTCTTTTGCCGGAGTAGCCACCACTTTCCCTTCCTCCAAAGCTCCCCGCTCCCAAACGGAGGTCCTGAACTTCCGCGACCGGACACTGGGTGGAGCTCTGAATGCAGCAGCAGGTGGAGGGAGCCGGGGTAAAGGAAGAGGACATGGAAAGGGATGGGACACGGGACACCAGCAGAGGCAGCTTGGATCTGTGGGACAAGGGTCCGGTGCAGACAGGAGCCCCGAGGAAACCGCCGGCCTGAGGGAGCAGCTCTGTCACATTTTCCCGGGTCAGGACAACATGGTGGCGCTGGTGCTGCAGTGCCACCCGGCAGAGACGGACATGAATGTGCTGTCTGATCTGATCTTGGAGCATTAG